The genomic stretch GATGTACGCGCCCGCCCGGCTGCACCTGGTCACGGAGATCCCGCTGACTCCGGTGGGCAAGCCCGACAAGAAGCGGATCCAGGCGATGCTGGGCGGTTGAGGGAGTGCGCCGGAAACGGCCGCCGACCGGTCCCCGGCTCCGAAGGCGGTGCGGCACTCCCCCGTCCTCATCACGCCACTCGGTGGCCGCCCGACCCCTTGTGCCGTGCCGCGCGAACGTCTCCTATGGCAGCAGGCCCGAAAACCCGTCCTGCTGGCCGTCGCCGGTCGAGAGAGGCTGTCGTATGCGGAGCGTGGGTGTGGAAGAAGAACTGCTCCTGGTGGATCCGTGTTCCGGGCAGCCGCGGGCTGTCGCCGGAACCGTACTGGCCTCGACCCCGCACGATTCCACCCTGGACAAGGAACTGCACCGCGAGCAGCTGGAGATCGCCACCCGCCCCAGGACGCTGATCGAGGACCTGGCCGACGAGGTCGGGCACTGGCGCGGCGAGGCGGCGCACCGGGCGCGCCGGGCCGGTACGGAACTGGTGGCCCTGGCCACCTCGCCCCTGCCCGTCACACCGTCCCTCAGCGGGGACGAGCGCTACCAGAGGCTGGTGGAGGAGTTCGGCCGGACCGCGCAGGAGCAGCTGGCCTGCGGCTGCCACATCCACGTGTCCGTGGAGTCCGACGACGAGGGCGTGGCCGTACTGGACCGCATCCGCCCCTGGCTCCCGACCCTCCTGGCCCTGAGCGCCAACTCGCCCTTCTGGCAGGGCGAGGACACCCGGTACAGCAGCTACCGGAGCCGGGTGTGGGGCCGCTGGCCGTCCTCCGGGCCCATGGAACCGTTCGGGAGCGCGGAGAACTATCACCGGCGGGTGCAGGA from Streptomyces albofaciens JCM 4342 encodes the following:
- a CDS encoding glutamate--cysteine ligase 2 — translated: MRSVGVEEELLLVDPCSGQPRAVAGTVLASTPHDSTLDKELHREQLEIATRPRTLIEDLADEVGHWRGEAAHRARRAGTELVALATSPLPVTPSLSGDERYQRLVEEFGRTAQEQLACGCHIHVSVESDDEGVAVLDRIRPWLPTLLALSANSPFWQGEDTRYSSYRSRVWGRWPSSGPMEPFGSAENYHRRVQEMLATGTLLDEGMIYFDARLSRHYPTVEIRVADVCLQSDDTVLLAALTRGLVETAARAWRAGEPPDSAGIGLLRLATWRAGRSGLSGPLVHPLTWTPAPAEAVVRALLDHVGEALEDIGDLPLAKEGLDILMDRGNGAQVQRELLERTGDLRSVVGECVRRTAV